A genomic segment from Juglans regia cultivar Chandler chromosome 14, Walnut 2.0, whole genome shotgun sequence encodes:
- the LOC108990049 gene encoding fasciclin-like arabinogalactan protein 12, giving the protein MHTKMRNQAFFYFSLVFLCYCTTTLGQPAQAPALPALAPAQPANAPTKPADAPTPPGPPDVTKILQKAGGFTILIRLLKRSAVADQIKGQLNDTKNGFTLFAPTDAAFSNLKSGTLNSLSDEQKIRLIQFHTLPTYYSLANFQTVSNPLRTQAGDTNPGDYPLNVTSVGNQVNISTGLVNASVSGTVYSDNQLAVYQVDKVLLPLDIFVAKPPVPAPAPAPTKPKAKKKTAGSPESSTSATTTSTVVNSDAVKFTGQAVMVSVGVSVFVAALSML; this is encoded by the coding sequence ATGCATACAAAGATGAGAAATCAAGCTTTCTTCTACTTCTCACTTGTTTTTCTCTGTTACTGCACCACAACTTTAGGCCAGCCAGCTCAGGCCCCAGCCTTGCCTGCCTTGGCCCCAGCTCAGCCTGCCAATGCTCCAACTAAGCCTGCTGATGCTCCTACCCCACCTGGCCCTCCTGACGTCACCAAAATCCTCCAAAAGGCTGGCGGGTTCACGATCCTAATCCGCCTCTTAAAGAGGAGTGCAGTGGCGGACCAAATCAAAGGGCAGCTCAACGATACAAAGAATGGCTTTACTCTTTTTGCTCCAACCGACGCTGCGTTTTCAAACCTCAAATCCGGTACTCTAAATTCTCTCAGTGATGAACAAAAGATCCGGCTCATACAGTTTCACACCTTACCAACTTATTATTCTCTGGCAAACTTCCAAACCGTGAGCAACCCATTGAGAACGCAGGCAGGAGATACCAACCCTGGTGATTATCCATTAAATGTGACCTCAGTCGGAAACCAAGTAAACATTTCGACTGGTCTTGTCAATGCCTCAGTGAGCGGTACAGTATATTCTGATAATCAGCTTGCTGTTTATCAAGTGGACAAAGTGCTTCTTCCTTTGGATATTTTTGTCGCAAAGCCTCCGGTACCAGCACCAGCACCGGCCCCAACCAAACCTAAGGCTAAGAAGAAGACAGCAGGCAGTCCAGAGagcagtaccagtgctactacTACTTCTACAGTGGTTAATTCTGATGCAGTGAAATTCACAGGACAAGCAGTAATGGTGTCTGTCGgagtttctgtttttgttgcTGCATTATCTAtgctataa